The region AAACATAGAACATGATCTCTAATCTTAGCATTACAATAATTGTAGACAATGTGTCAGATACTTCAGAGTTGAAATCTGAGCATGGTTTATCAATCTGGGTAGAGGCCGATGACAGAAGAATTCTTTTCGATACAGGCCAGAGCGACATTCTCATTCATAATACTAAACGGCTTGGAATCGATTTGGCAACTGCAGACACACTCATTCTTTCGCATGGACATTATGATCACACAGGAGGTGTCGAGCCAGTAATAGTCAGGAATTCATCGATCGCTATCTACTGCAATTCAGGTGTTTTTATTCCTCGATACAGCCGTCAATCAGATGGCAGAATGAAGCCAATTGGAATCACCAGGAAATCATCAGAAGCGCTCCACAAAATTTGGGACAATATTCATTGGGTCGATAGACCATTAATGCTGGCGGATGATATCGGAATTACCGGACCAATTCCTCGGGTAACTGATTTTGAGGATACCGGGGGTAATTTCTTTAATGACCTTGAAGGGGTAAAACCTGA is a window of Fibrobacter sp. DNA encoding:
- a CDS encoding MBL fold metallo-hydrolase, with the translated sequence MISNLSITIIVDNVSDTSELKSEHGLSIWVEADDRRILFDTGQSDILIHNTKRLGIDLATADTLILSHGHYDHTGGVEPVIVRNSSIAIYCNSGVFIPRYSRQSDGRMKPIGITRKSSEALHKIWDNIHWVDRPLMLADDIGITGPIPRVTDFEDTGGNFFNDLEGVKPDPVSDDLAVWVQTSRGLCVLTGCCHSGLVNTLQYISSLTGQTPVHSIIGGFHLLNTSSERMENTCACLHDFNVNRIVPCHCTGEKAVGYLRSQFNDRVKPGSAGSNVIIC